GACGTCCCCCTCCCCATGGCGAAGAAGCTGCTAGCCGAGGCGCAGCCTCTCATCAAGGACGCCGACGTCGTCATCCTTTCCGACTACGACAGGGGGGCCATTACTAGTTTTCTGATTAGCGGCGTCGTCGAGGCTGCGCACGACGCGGGGAAGATTGTCGTCGCACAGCCAAAGATGCACCACTACCTCGACTTTTCCGGCGTGACCTACGTCAAGTCGAACATGGAAGAAGCGGCCCACGCGACCGGGATGGCGATCGTGAACGAGACCTCGTTACGGAACATGGCCGTCAACCTCCTCAGCCGTCTCGACTGCAAGGCAATCCTCCTGACGAGGGGCGAACAGGGAGTCGCCCTTTTCGACAAAGACAACATGACCCTCTTCCCGCCGATGGGGGGCAAGAAGAACCTGTTCAGCAAGGTCGGGGTCAGAGACGCCATGACCGGAGTATTCGCCTTGGCTGTCGCTTCGGGCGGGAACGCCTATCAGGCTTCGGTCCTGAGCGATGTCGCTGGCCAGGCTAGGAGCGAACTTCAGAGGAATGCTTCCTTGTCTATGCACGACCTTGAAGCCAGAGCCCAGGGCACCGACGACTTCGTCCAGAGAATCATCCAAGCGCCGGTGAGACGCTGATGGAGGCGGGGCAAGAGGTCATCAGGCTAAGGGAAATCGCCAGAACCACGAGGAAGTTAATCCTTGAGAGCCTCGCCGAAGCTGGCTCAGGGCACCCGGGCGGCTCCCTCTCCGCGGTGGAACTTCTGGTGACGCTCTTCTTCAGTGTCATGCACCATGACCCGAAGAACCCGTCCTCCCCGGACAGGGACCGGTTCTATCTGAGCAAGGGGCACGCGGCGCCTCTCCTCTATGCCATCCTCGCGGAGGCGGGCTATTTCCCTGTCGAGGAGTTGATGACTCTCAGGAAGATGGGTTCCAGGCTTCAGGGACACCCGTCCATGGGAGTCCCGGGGGTCGAAGCTCCGGCTGGTTCCGAGGGAATCGGCCTCTCCCTCGGGGTGGGCACGGCCCTCGCGGCGAAGCTGGACAGGAAGAGCTACAGGACTTACGTGTTGATGGGGGACGGCGAACAGCAGGAGGGCCAGGTCTGGGAGGCAGCCATGAGCGCGTCGAAGTACAAGCTCGACAACCTTACCGCAATGATCGATAGGAACGGGATACAGCAGGACGGGCTGACCGAGCAGATCATGCCTCTGGAGCCTCTGGCCGCGAAGTGGAGGGCGTTCAACTGGAACGTCATCGAGGTCGACGGGTACGACTTCTCTCAGCTCCAGGACGGCTTCGACCTTGCGGCGAGCACGCGCAACAGGCCTACGGTGATAATCGCCCATACGGTGAAGGGAAAAGGAATTTCCTTCATGGAGTGGTCCCCCCACTACCACGGCACGGCGCCGACTAAGGACAAACTATCTTCGGTGCTGAGCGAGCTTAGGTGACCAGATGAAACAAGTCCGGATCGCTCCTTCCATTCTGGCCTGGGACCTAGGAAACCTTGAGGAGGGGGTGGAAATCTCCGTTAAGGGTGGTGCAGACCAGCTTCATCTCGACGTAATCGACGGGCACTTCGCTCCAAACATAACCTTCGGCCCCGGGACCGTGAAGGCCCTGAGGAAACGATGCGACCTCATGTTTGACACTCACTTGATGATAGATGAGCCCCACGCCTACGCGGAGAAGTTCCTGGACGCGGGGTCAGATCTCCTAACGGTCCATGCCGAAGTCTTGGATGGGGG
This window of the Nitrososphaerota archaeon genome carries:
- a CDS encoding PfkB family carbohydrate kinase; amino-acid sequence: MPLETVDKENLTALLKKFQGRKVLAVGDLIVSRFVEVAARKLSREAPVPAGDYVGETFLPGGAANLSRELVSLGASVSLVGLMGSDEYGAWLKSEFTRSGVAHAGVVTDPTRPTSLRTWIMVNTFHMLRIDREDRRDVPLPMAKKLLAEAQPLIKDADVVILSDYDRGAITSFLISGVVEAAHDAGKIVVAQPKMHHYLDFSGVTYVKSNMEEAAHATGMAIVNETSLRNMAVNLLSRLDCKAILLTRGEQGVALFDKDNMTLFPPMGGKKNLFSKVGVRDAMTGVFALAVASGGNAYQASVLSDVAGQARSELQRNASLSMHDLEARAQGTDDFVQRIIQAPVRR
- a CDS encoding transketolase; amino-acid sequence: MEAGQEVIRLREIARTTRKLILESLAEAGSGHPGGSLSAVELLVTLFFSVMHHDPKNPSSPDRDRFYLSKGHAAPLLYAILAEAGYFPVEELMTLRKMGSRLQGHPSMGVPGVEAPAGSEGIGLSLGVGTALAAKLDRKSYRTYVLMGDGEQQEGQVWEAAMSASKYKLDNLTAMIDRNGIQQDGLTEQIMPLEPLAAKWRAFNWNVIEVDGYDFSQLQDGFDLAASTRNRPTVIIAHTVKGKGISFMEWSPHYHGTAPTKDKLSSVLSELR